From Blastocatellia bacterium:
AAAGATGCGCCGCACATCGCGCTCGCTCAGCCCCTGTGGCGCGGTGTCGCCCGGTTTCGGCGCCTCTGCCCGGGCCGCGTCTTTGGCGGCGCGCGGCTGGGTGGCGTCAACGAACTCGAAGAAGCTGACGAGCTGCTTCTTGCCGCCCTCGTAGAGCTCGAAGTCGTCCTTGGTGAGCCCTTTGACGACGCGTCCGGTCTTGTCGGTGACGACGACATCGATCTGCACCAGCTCGGTGCTGATGCGCACCGGCTGGTCTTCGCCCGCCTTCCGCGTCTGCGGCCATGCCGGGCCAGACAACGCCATGAAGAGCAGAGTGATCGCGATTACTTTTCGCATAGGTGCCTCCTGATTTTGACGGTATGGTCGTCTAGTCTATCACGACGAAGTCCATGCTACGAATGACCGGCACTGCCTTTTTGTCGGCAAGCTGATCCGTGATTCGCAGCGTCATGGTGTAGCGACCGGGTTTGACCCTGGACATCCCCAGTTGGCCGAGCTTAATCAACTGCGTGGGGTTGTTGCCCGCCGCCACCTCCTGTTCCGGCTCTCTGTATACCGGCTGGCCGTTCTGGCTGATGACGAGCTGCGTCCGCACCTGCGGATGGCCGCCCCTGAGCTTCGGGTTATAGATGACCACGGCATAGCGCAAGTCTTGCCGGCGCGACACACGCCGGCTTGCGGTCAGCAGCGTCGGGGTTCCTTTGACCTCTCCCGGCGACGCCGCGCTCAGCAACAGGCTGCTTGCGGTGAATCCCGCCCGCAGCAGGTTGGGAATCTCCAGGTAGCGCGAAACGCTGCCGACGGTCGCCGCTTTGTTATCGCGGACGGCGAGCCGAATCTGATAGACGCCTGCCGGCAGCGTCGTCGTCGTCGAATACGGCAGCCCGCCTTCTTCCGCCGCCTGCGCAAGCTGCTCGGCTGTCAGGCTCGCGGTGATCGTCTGGCTGAAGCCGCCGCGCAATCGTCCCAGCTCGTCGTAGACGAAGCCGACGACGTCATAGTTGGCTTGCTCTCTGCCGTTCACCTCCTCGAAGGTGAGCTTCTTCGGATCGATCATCAGGTTGATGTCTATCGCGCCTTTGTTGGGCGTCGCCGCTTTGTAGGTGACGGTCGCTTCAAGGTCGAGGTCGTGGCGCGCGACCGGCGCTTTGATGGCGGCAAGCACCTGCTCCTGCTTGGTGGCGGGCGCGGCAGCGGCGCGCTCCTCGCGCGCAAAGTAACCGCGCCGGCTGTAGACTCTCAGGTCTTTGTTCTTGACCCGGACTTCGATCTTGCGGAAGTCGCCTTTAAAGCTGGGATCAAGCGGCGTGTAGGCGAGCAGATAATAGGCCTCGCTGGCGCCGATGATCTGCGCCAATCCTTCGTCAAAGTTATTCTTGTTGAGTATGGCAAGGCCGCCGGTGTCCGCCGCCAATGTCCTCAACCCTTGCTGCGCCTCAATCACATCGAAAGGGGTTTTGTAGCCGAACTGCGCATCGTCGGGCAGCCGCCCGAAAGCCCGTGGGCTGCTGGTTCCTAGTGCGCTGACGCCGGCAGTGTCGGCAAAGTCGGCCACACCGCTATGGGCTTTCATGCCGCGGATGTCGAAGGTGTTGATGGCGACGCCGGCGCGCGCCGCCTTATCGGTCAGCGAACTCAAAAAGTTCGAGATGTTGGCGGCGGAATTGCCCTGATTCGGGCTCAAGATCGGCAGGCCGCTCGAAACCAGGATCATCGATTTGCGGCCCGGCAACTGCCTTAGGCTATCGATGACATAGCTCGCCGTCCCCAGGCTCATATAGGCCCGCAACATGCTGTTGGTGTCCGACTGCGCGCCGCTAATGTCGCCGCCCGTGTCGCCGCCGCCCGTTGGCTGCGGCATGTCGCCGAGCGTTCTGGAATCGGGCGCTTCAAACGCGCTCAAGGCGTGCGGGGATGGGCCGAGCGCGGCGATGGCGCGGCGCAGCAATTCTTTGTCGGTGGTGAACTGCTGGAGCAAGCCTTTGCCGCCGACCGTGCGCACGATGGCCACTAGATCGGTCGGCTGCATCTGATTGTCTACGAAATTCGTCAGCATCTGCCGCACGAAGGTCATGTCAGTCGCGCGTATCTCCAGGTCATCGATGATAAAGGCGAAGATGCGCCGGATGTCGGCTTCGCCAGGCCCTTGCGCGGACGGCGGATGATCGGGGAGGTGTTCATGAGCGGTGGCCGCCTTCTGGCCCGGTCGCTCGCCTTTGACGGCGTCAACCAG
This genomic window contains:
- a CDS encoding VWA domain-containing protein; the protein is MRRLIMIGLLLMALCGSVWPQTQKAGEDQPVRISTELVQIDVVVTDKTGRVVKGLTKDDFELYENGKKQLVSFFELVDAVKGERPGQKAATAHEHLPDHPPSAQGPGEADIRRIFAFIIDDLEIRATDMTFVRQMLTNFVDNQMQPTDLVAIVRTVGGKGLLQQFTTDKELLRRAIAALGPSPHALSAFEAPDSRTLGDMPQPTGGGDTGGDISGAQSDTNSMLRAYMSLGTASYVIDSLRQLPGRKSMILVSSGLPILSPNQGNSAANISNFLSSLTDKAARAGVAINTFDIRGMKAHSGVADFADTAGVSALGTSSPRAFGRLPDDAQFGYKTPFDVIEAQQGLRTLAADTGGLAILNKNNFDEGLAQIIGASEAYYLLAYTPLDPSFKGDFRKIEVRVKNKDLRVYSRRGYFAREERAAAAPATKQEQVLAAIKAPVARHDLDLEATVTYKAATPNKGAIDINLMIDPKKLTFEEVNGREQANYDVVGFVYDELGRLRGGFSQTITASLTAEQLAQAAEEGGLPYSTTTTLPAGVYQIRLAVRDNKAATVGSVSRYLEIPNLLRAGFTASSLLLSAASPGEVKGTPTLLTASRRVSRRQDLRYAVVIYNPKLRGGHPQVRTQLVISQNGQPVYREPEQEVAAGNNPTQLIKLGQLGMSRVKPGRYTMTLRITDQLADKKAVPVIRSMDFVVID